In the genome of Flavivirga spongiicola, one region contains:
- the secA gene encoding preprotein translocase subunit SecA, which translates to MSFLNSVLKVFVGDKSKQDVKAIYPILNQVKTFEAALEALSHDELRGKTDEFKSKIAEATKGIKEQMSNLLEEAENTEDIDRREDIYQDIDKLKDDAYNATEAVLNDILPEAFAVIKETAKRFVNNTSIYVTASTFDRELSGTKEYVVLEDDKAVWANSWDAAGKAVTWDMIHYDVQLIGGIAMHQGKIAEMQTGEGKTLVATLPVYLNALSGKGVHLVTVNDYLAKRDSAWMAPIFEFHGLSVDCIDYHQPNSDARKKAYNADITYGTNNEFGFDYLRDNMAHSPDDLVQRPHNYAIVDEVDSVLVDDARTPLIISGPIPQGERHEFTELKPKVDDIVSVQRKYLTGVLAEAKKLIKAGDTKEGGFQLLRAYRGIPKNKALIKFLSEEGVKLLLQKTENFYMQDNNREMPKVDAELYYVIEEKNNQIELTDKGIEYLSGKDNPDFFILPEIGLEVAKIEKQNLSAEEEANLKEDLFKDFGVKSERIHTLNQLLKAYALFEKDTQYVVMENKVMIVDEQTGRIMDGRRYSDGLHQAIEAKENVKIEDATQTFATVTLQNYFRMYRKLSGMTGTAVTEAGEFWEIYKLDVVEIPTNRPIARDDREDLVYKTKREKYNAVIDDVTKLSQAGRPVLIGTTSVEISELLGKMLSIRKISHNVLNAKQHKKEADIVDQAGKSGQVTIATNMAGRGTDIKLSDEVKAAGGLAIVGTERHDSRRVDRQLRGRAGRQGDPGSSQFYVSLEDNLMRLFGSERIAKMMDKMGLKEGEVIQHSMISKSIERAQKKVEENNFGVRKRLLEYDDVMNAQREVVYKRRHHALFGERLRVDLANMIFDTSEGIAETNKGANDYKNFEFELIRYFSMNSPITEEEFGKLSAQEITSKIYKAAFEHYREKMNRNAEIAFPVIKNVYETQRDKFKRIVVPFTDGIKSLNVVTDLEKAYQTNGKQLITDFEKNITLAIIDDAWKTHLRKMDELKQSVQLAVHEQKDPLLIYKFESFELFKEMIDQVNKDVISFLFKGELPQETQNTIQEARQTRRKENLKTQKDEIPNLDERSAQNRAAGNTQRQQEVVETIVRDRPKIGRNDRVTIKHVMNGENKTLKYKQAEPLIAKGDWVLVED; encoded by the coding sequence ATGAGTTTTTTAAATTCTGTACTTAAAGTATTTGTTGGTGACAAGTCAAAACAAGACGTAAAAGCCATCTACCCTATTCTAAATCAAGTCAAAACCTTTGAAGCTGCTTTAGAAGCCTTGTCCCATGACGAATTACGTGGCAAAACAGATGAGTTCAAAAGCAAAATTGCTGAAGCTACTAAAGGCATCAAAGAGCAAATGTCGAATCTTTTAGAAGAAGCAGAAAACACTGAAGACATAGACAGAAGAGAAGATATTTATCAAGATATTGATAAATTAAAAGATGATGCTTACAATGCTACTGAAGCGGTCTTAAACGATATCTTACCTGAAGCTTTTGCTGTCATTAAAGAAACTGCAAAACGTTTTGTAAATAATACAAGTATTTACGTTACTGCAAGCACTTTTGATAGAGAACTATCTGGAACAAAAGAGTATGTTGTTTTAGAAGATGATAAAGCAGTTTGGGCCAATTCTTGGGATGCCGCTGGGAAAGCTGTCACTTGGGACATGATTCATTACGATGTACAACTTATTGGAGGTATAGCTATGCATCAAGGTAAAATTGCTGAAATGCAAACTGGTGAAGGTAAAACCTTAGTAGCTACCCTTCCGGTATATTTAAATGCGCTTTCCGGAAAAGGCGTTCATTTAGTTACTGTAAATGATTACTTAGCAAAACGTGATAGCGCATGGATGGCTCCAATTTTTGAATTCCATGGCTTAAGTGTTGATTGTATTGATTACCATCAACCAAATTCCGATGCCAGAAAAAAAGCCTATAATGCCGATATTACTTATGGAACCAATAACGAATTTGGGTTCGATTATCTACGTGATAATATGGCACATTCGCCTGACGACTTAGTACAACGCCCACATAATTATGCGATTGTAGATGAGGTGGATTCAGTTTTAGTAGATGATGCTCGTACACCATTGATTATTTCCGGACCAATTCCTCAAGGAGAACGTCATGAATTTACAGAGTTAAAACCTAAAGTAGATGACATTGTAAGTGTACAGCGTAAATATTTAACTGGCGTTTTAGCAGAAGCTAAGAAATTAATTAAAGCAGGTGATACAAAAGAAGGCGGTTTCCAGTTACTTCGTGCCTATCGTGGTATTCCTAAAAACAAAGCACTTATTAAGTTTTTGAGTGAAGAAGGGGTAAAACTATTACTTCAAAAAACGGAGAATTTCTACATGCAAGACAACAACCGTGAAATGCCAAAGGTTGATGCTGAATTGTACTATGTTATTGAAGAAAAAAACAATCAAATTGAATTGACCGACAAAGGGATCGAATATCTCTCAGGAAAAGATAATCCAGACTTTTTTATCTTACCGGAAATAGGGCTTGAAGTCGCTAAAATTGAAAAACAAAATCTTTCTGCAGAAGAAGAAGCTAATTTAAAAGAAGACTTATTTAAAGATTTTGGCGTAAAATCAGAACGTATCCATACACTTAATCAACTTTTAAAAGCATACGCTTTATTCGAAAAAGACACGCAATATGTGGTCATGGAAAATAAAGTAATGATTGTGGATGAGCAAACAGGTCGTATTATGGACGGGCGTCGTTATAGTGACGGATTACACCAAGCAATTGAAGCCAAGGAAAATGTGAAAATTGAAGATGCTACCCAAACCTTTGCTACTGTAACACTTCAAAATTACTTTAGAATGTACCGAAAATTATCTGGTATGACCGGTACTGCAGTTACAGAGGCTGGTGAATTCTGGGAAATCTATAAATTAGATGTTGTTGAAATCCCTACCAACAGACCAATTGCCAGAGATGATAGAGAAGATTTAGTTTATAAAACAAAACGTGAAAAATATAATGCGGTTATTGATGATGTTACCAAACTATCTCAAGCTGGTCGTCCGGTTCTAATTGGTACGACTTCTGTAGAAATTAGTGAGTTACTTGGTAAAATGCTAAGTATTCGTAAAATATCTCATAATGTATTAAATGCAAAACAACATAAAAAAGAGGCAGATATTGTTGATCAAGCGGGTAAATCAGGGCAAGTAACTATCGCCACAAACATGGCAGGTCGTGGTACCGATATCAAATTATCTGATGAGGTTAAAGCTGCTGGTGGTTTAGCCATTGTTGGTACAGAACGTCACGATTCACGTCGTGTAGACAGACAGTTACGTGGTCGTGCCGGTCGTCAGGGAGACCCAGGAAGTTCACAGTTCTACGTATCCCTAGAAGATAACTTAATGCGTTTATTTGGTAGCGAACGTATTGCGAAAATGATGGATAAAATGGGACTCAAAGAAGGTGAAGTCATTCAGCATTCTATGATTTCTAAATCCATTGAACGTGCTCAGAAAAAAGTGGAGGAAAACAATTTTGGGGTTCGTAAGCGTTTATTAGAATATGATGATGTTATGAATGCACAACGTGAGGTCGTTTATAAACGTCGTCACCATGCTTTATTTGGAGAACGTCTTCGTGTAGATTTAGCAAATATGATTTTTGATACCTCAGAAGGTATTGCAGAAACGAACAAGGGTGCTAACGATTATAAAAATTTCGAATTTGAATTAATTCGTTATTTCTCAATGAATTCTCCAATTACTGAAGAAGAATTTGGTAAACTTTCCGCGCAAGAAATCACATCTAAAATATACAAAGCTGCTTTCGAGCATTACAGAGAAAAAATGAACCGCAATGCAGAAATTGCATTTCCGGTCATTAAAAATGTATATGAAACACAACGTGATAAATTCAAACGTATCGTCGTACCATTTACTGATGGTATTAAAAGTTTAAATGTTGTTACCGATCTTGAAAAAGCTTACCAAACTAACGGTAAACAATTAATTACCGATTTTGAAAAGAATATCACACTTGCCATTATAGATGATGCTTGGAAAACACATTTACGTAAAATGGATGAGTTAAAACAATCCGTACAATTGGCAGTACACGAACAAAAAGACCCATTACTTATCTATAAATTTGAGTCGTTTGAATTGTTTAAGGAGATGATAGATCAAGTAAATAAAGATGTTATTTCATTCTTATTTAAAGGCGAGTTACCTCAAGAAACGCAAAATACCATTCAAGAAGCAAGACAAACGCGTAGAAAAGAGAATTTAAAAACACAAAAGGACGAAATACCTAACCTGGATGAACGTTCTGCACAAAACAGAGCAGCTGGTAACACACAACGCCAGCAAGAAGTTGTAGAAACGATTGTTCGAGACAGGCCAAAAATTGGACGCAATGATCGTGTTACTATTAAACATGTTATGAATGGCGAAAACAAAACGCTTAAGTACAAACAAGCAGAGCCATTAATTGCCAAAGGTGATTGGGTTTTGGTTGAAGATTAA
- a CDS encoding DUF2795 domain-containing protein produces the protein MYWTLELASYLSDAPWPATKDELIDYAIRTGAPLEVVENLQSIEDEGDSYDSIEEIWSDYPTDEDYLWNEDEY, from the coding sequence ATGTATTGGACATTAGAATTAGCATCTTATTTAAGTGATGCGCCTTGGCCAGCAACAAAAGACGAATTAATAGATTATGCTATTAGAACGGGGGCACCGTTAGAAGTTGTTGAAAATTTACAATCAATCGAAGATGAAGGTGATTCATACGATTCCATTGAAGAAATCTGGTCTGATTACCCAACTGATGAAGATTATCTCTGGAATGAAGACGAATATTAA
- a CDS encoding cob(I)yrinic acid a,c-diamide adenosyltransferase, with protein MKIYTKTGDKGTTALFGGTRVPKHHIRIESYGTIDELNSHLGLIRDQEINQKYKDLLIHIQDRLFTVGAILATDPEKAILKSGKERLNIPKISSEDIERLEKEIDTMNTELPPMTHFVLPGGHQTVSFCHIARCVCRRAERLTTALNDVEGIEPNALMYLNRLSDYLFVLARKLSYDLQANEIKWIPEKES; from the coding sequence ATGAAAATCTATACAAAAACAGGTGACAAAGGTACCACGGCATTATTTGGAGGTACTCGTGTACCAAAACATCATATTCGTATTGAAAGTTACGGAACGATTGATGAACTAAATTCGCACTTAGGTTTAATTCGTGATCAAGAAATTAATCAAAAATACAAAGATTTATTAATTCATATTCAAGATAGGCTTTTTACTGTTGGGGCTATTTTAGCAACCGACCCTGAAAAAGCTATTTTAAAAAGCGGAAAAGAACGTTTAAATATTCCTAAAATTTCTTCTGAAGACATCGAACGTTTAGAAAAAGAAATAGATACAATGAATACTGAGCTTCCACCTATGACGCATTTTGTACTTCCTGGAGGCCACCAAACGGTGTCATTCTGTCACATAGCACGTTGTGTATGCCGTAGAGCAGAACGTTTAACTACGGCTCTTAATGATGTTGAGGGAATCGAACCTAATGCATTAATGTACTTAAACCGACTTTCTGACTATCTTTTTGTATTGGCACGAAAGTTGTCTTACGATTTACAAGCAAATGAGATTAAATGGATTCCCGAAAAAGAATCTTAA
- a CDS encoding O-methyltransferase — MYQIIQYIKFLIRSTNQHGVHSPFVYDLVTQCFYDKTNYDAFKHILNYKKDLLKNNTSIKVTDLGAGSQVMKQKERSISSMAKHAGSTIKKAKLIHRLVKYFNPKDILELGTSLGVATHAMGLVNQETKITTIEGCPNISEFSKANFKKCQLNNIDLKTGGFNNILSQLLTNNYDFVFFDGNHQKEATLKYFEMLLQTTYNDSVFIFDDIYWSKGMTEAWETIKQHPKVTVTIDTFFWGVVFFRKEQAKEHFAIRI, encoded by the coding sequence ATGTATCAAATCATTCAATACATAAAATTCTTAATAAGATCTACCAATCAACACGGTGTGCACTCTCCTTTTGTTTATGATTTGGTTACTCAATGTTTTTACGATAAAACAAATTATGATGCTTTCAAGCACATTTTAAACTATAAAAAAGATCTTCTAAAAAACAATACAAGCATTAAAGTAACTGATTTGGGTGCAGGTTCGCAAGTAATGAAACAAAAAGAACGTAGCATTTCATCAATGGCTAAACATGCAGGTTCAACCATTAAAAAAGCAAAACTAATTCATCGACTGGTAAAGTATTTTAATCCAAAAGACATTTTAGAATTAGGCACCTCTCTTGGAGTCGCAACACACGCTATGGGCTTAGTAAATCAAGAAACTAAAATTACTACCATAGAAGGCTGCCCTAATATTTCGGAGTTTTCAAAAGCAAATTTTAAAAAGTGTCAATTAAATAATATTGATTTAAAAACTGGTGGTTTTAACAACATCTTAAGCCAATTATTAACTAATAATTACGATTTTGTTTTTTTTGACGGTAATCATCAAAAAGAAGCTACTTTAAAGTATTTCGAAATGCTTTTGCAAACAACCTATAATGATTCAGTGTTTATTTTTGATGATATTTATTGGTCTAAAGGCATGACAGAAGCTTGGGAAACTATTAAACAACACCCTAAAGTTACCGTAACCATCGATACCTTTTTTTGGGGGGTTGTGTTTTTTAGAAAAGAACAAGCTAAAGAGCATTTTGCAATTAGAATTTAA
- the abc-f gene encoding ribosomal protection-like ABC-F family protein encodes MNYLTVENISKSYGELTLFEGISFSVHKDQKIAFVAKNGTGKTSILNIISGDDEADSGSITYRKDIAVSFLSQDPKFDNKLTIEETIFASDNPILKVIANYEKALLNSEDSEAYQVAFEQMEQHQAWDFETLYKQILFKLKLENLSQKVSTLSGGQKKRLALANALINKPDLLILDEPTNHLDLEMIEWLEAFFAKENITLFMVTHDRYFLERVCNEIIELDEGKLYNYKGNYSYYLEKREARIEQESVEVGKAKQLFKKELAWMRRQPKARTTKSKSRIDDFQDIKHRAHQRRNDHEVQLELNMERLGSKILEFHKVSKAFKDKTILNKFDYTFQKGERAGIIGKNGTGKTTFLNILTQTAQPDSGKVVKGDTVKFGYYTQNGITIKPEQKVIDVIREFGDYIPLKKGRQISAQQLLERFLFSRKKQYDFVEKLSGGERKRLYLCTVLIQNPNFLILDEPTNDLDIVTLNVLESFLLDFPGCVIVVSHDRYFMDKVIDHLFVFRGEGVIEDFPGNYTDYRVYEDSQPVISNTQEDKKDKNAWKKNDTNKLSYNEEKELKNIESKLNSLAFDKKELENKFNNPELTQDDINKLSDDLQKIINIIEVKEERWFELSSKLEE; translated from the coding sequence TTGAATTATTTAACTGTTGAAAACATATCAAAATCTTACGGAGAGTTAACGCTTTTTGAAGGCATTTCTTTTAGTGTACATAAAGATCAAAAAATTGCTTTTGTAGCAAAAAACGGGACTGGTAAAACCTCCATTTTGAATATTATTTCGGGTGATGATGAAGCCGATTCTGGCTCTATAACTTATAGAAAAGATATTGCAGTATCCTTTCTATCACAAGACCCTAAATTTGATAATAAGTTAACCATTGAAGAAACCATTTTTGCTAGCGACAACCCTATTTTAAAAGTCATTGCTAATTATGAAAAAGCGCTTTTAAACTCTGAAGATTCAGAAGCATACCAAGTAGCTTTTGAACAAATGGAACAACATCAGGCTTGGGATTTTGAAACACTTTACAAACAAATACTTTTTAAATTAAAGCTTGAAAATTTAAGTCAAAAAGTAAGCACACTTTCTGGCGGACAAAAAAAACGACTTGCTTTAGCCAATGCATTAATTAATAAACCTGATTTATTGATATTAGATGAGCCTACCAACCATTTAGATTTAGAAATGATCGAGTGGCTAGAAGCTTTTTTTGCTAAAGAGAATATCACGCTATTTATGGTAACGCACGATCGCTATTTTTTAGAACGTGTTTGTAACGAAATTATAGAATTAGACGAAGGCAAACTATACAACTATAAAGGTAATTACTCTTATTACTTAGAAAAACGAGAAGCCAGAATTGAGCAAGAATCTGTTGAAGTAGGTAAAGCAAAACAACTATTCAAAAAAGAACTCGCTTGGATGCGTCGCCAACCCAAAGCCAGAACCACTAAATCGAAGTCACGAATTGACGATTTTCAAGATATAAAACATCGTGCACACCAACGAAGAAACGACCATGAAGTTCAACTTGAATTAAACATGGAGCGTCTTGGTAGTAAGATTTTAGAATTTCATAAAGTATCAAAAGCATTTAAAGATAAAACAATACTCAACAAGTTTGATTACACATTTCAAAAAGGGGAACGTGCCGGTATTATTGGAAAAAATGGTACTGGAAAAACCACCTTTTTAAATATACTAACCCAAACAGCACAGCCAGATTCCGGCAAAGTAGTTAAAGGAGATACCGTTAAGTTTGGATATTATACCCAAAACGGTATTACTATAAAGCCAGAACAAAAAGTTATAGATGTTATTCGGGAATTTGGTGATTATATTCCACTTAAAAAAGGGCGGCAAATTAGTGCACAGCAACTTTTAGAACGCTTTTTATTTAGTAGAAAAAAACAATATGATTTTGTTGAAAAATTAAGCGGTGGCGAACGTAAACGCTTGTACCTATGTACAGTTTTAATTCAGAACCCAAACTTCTTAATTCTTGATGAGCCTACTAACGACTTAGACATAGTAACACTTAACGTACTCGAAAGTTTTCTACTAGATTTTCCGGGATGCGTTATTGTAGTATCTCACGATCGTTATTTTATGGATAAGGTTATTGATCACCTTTTTGTGTTTAGAGGCGAAGGCGTTATTGAAGATTTCCCTGGAAATTATACCGATTATAGAGTTTATGAAGATAGTCAACCCGTAATTTCGAATACACAAGAAGACAAAAAAGACAAAAATGCTTGGAAGAAAAACGATACTAACAAATTATCTTATAATGAAGAAAAAGAGCTTAAAAACATTGAAAGTAAATTGAATTCTTTAGCGTTTGATAAAAAAGAATTAGAAAATAAGTTTAATAATCCTGAGCTTACACAGGATGATATTAATAAGCTCTCTGATGATTTACAGAAAATCATAAATATTATTGAAGTTAAAGAAGAACGTTGGTTTGAATTATCATCGAAACTTGAGGAATAG
- a CDS encoding polysaccharide biosynthesis/export family protein, with translation MKRLFWCCIFVFGILCTSCITNKDVVYLQDKGTKINDSLMLRQSSKPYRVQVNDILSINVKALDEELTAIFNPVERDNSTGGQESLYFNGFTVDLHGNIKFPVLGEINVLGFTIDEIEDKVKQELLAQYFKETAQIYVTVKLAGLRYTVTGEVNGTGVYVLYQDRVNIIEALANAGDIAQTGDRKDVLVIRQYPYGQKIHHIDLTDIKAMQSPFYFIQPNDIILVKPLKRKALGTGQTAIQNITTISSILSVLISTYFLTKNL, from the coding sequence ATGAAGCGACTTTTTTGGTGCTGTATTTTTGTTTTTGGTATTCTATGTACTTCATGTATAACCAATAAAGATGTTGTTTATTTACAAGATAAAGGAACAAAAATTAATGATTCTTTAATGCTCAGGCAATCATCAAAGCCATACAGGGTACAGGTGAATGATATTTTAAGTATTAATGTTAAAGCACTTGATGAGGAGCTTACTGCTATTTTTAATCCAGTGGAAAGAGATAATTCTACTGGAGGGCAAGAAAGTCTTTACTTTAATGGTTTTACGGTTGATTTACATGGTAATATTAAATTTCCTGTTTTAGGAGAAATTAATGTTTTAGGGTTTACTATTGACGAAATTGAAGATAAAGTAAAACAAGAACTGTTAGCTCAATATTTTAAGGAAACCGCTCAAATATACGTTACTGTTAAATTGGCAGGATTACGATATACGGTTACTGGAGAAGTAAATGGAACTGGAGTTTATGTTTTATATCAAGACCGTGTAAATATTATTGAAGCTCTTGCAAATGCTGGAGATATTGCACAAACTGGAGATAGAAAAGATGTTTTAGTTATTAGACAATATCCATATGGGCAAAAAATTCATCATATAGATTTAACAGATATTAAAGCTATGCAGTCTCCATTTTATTTTATCCAACCGAACGATATAATATTAGTGAAGCCTTTAAAACGTAAGGCTCTTGGTACTGGACAAACCGCAATACAAAATATTACGACTATTTCATCAATATTATCTGTATTAATATCTACTTATTTTTTAACAAAGAATCTTTAA